In the Sinorhizobium arboris LMG 14919 genome, one interval contains:
- a CDS encoding GNAT family N-acetyltransferase produces MTIELLDSTGVVDTSNAYVRKAIAAPATDVLGRIGSLETRLARSAAEIDAAQAVRYRVFVEEMKAQVAPEAERCKRDIDSWDAICDHLLVLDTSIEGDVEEQIVGTYRLLRQEVAERAGGFYSDSEFAIGELLARHPGKRFMELGRSCVLPEYRTKRTVELLWQGNWAYALKHGIDAMFGCGSFPGVIPEEHALALSFLHHNVRVRDEWVVSARPELCRTMDLMPAEAINPKKALAALPPLIKGYMRLGAMVGEGAVVDQAFRTTDVLIVLPISNISGRYLNYYGADAGRFSSSVS; encoded by the coding sequence ATGACGATCGAACTTCTGGATTCGACGGGCGTGGTTGACACCTCCAATGCTTACGTCCGCAAGGCGATTGCGGCTCCGGCGACCGATGTCCTCGGACGGATCGGCAGTCTCGAGACGCGCCTTGCCCGTTCGGCCGCCGAGATCGACGCGGCCCAGGCGGTACGCTACAGGGTGTTCGTCGAAGAGATGAAGGCTCAGGTGGCGCCCGAAGCCGAACGGTGCAAGCGCGACATCGACAGCTGGGATGCGATCTGCGACCATCTCCTGGTGCTCGATACGTCGATCGAGGGCGATGTGGAGGAACAGATCGTCGGCACCTACCGCCTGTTGCGGCAGGAGGTTGCCGAGCGGGCCGGTGGCTTCTACTCGGACTCCGAGTTCGCGATCGGGGAACTTCTCGCACGTCATCCCGGCAAGCGCTTCATGGAGCTCGGACGTTCCTGCGTGCTGCCGGAATATCGCACCAAGCGCACCGTCGAACTGCTGTGGCAGGGCAATTGGGCCTACGCCCTGAAGCATGGCATCGACGCGATGTTCGGCTGCGGTTCGTTTCCGGGCGTGATTCCCGAAGAGCACGCGCTCGCGCTCTCCTTCCTGCATCATAACGTCCGGGTCCGGGACGAGTGGGTGGTTTCCGCCCGGCCGGAGCTTTGCCGGACGATGGACCTCATGCCTGCGGAGGCGATCAATCCGAAGAAGGCGCTAGCGGCGCTGCCGCCGCTGATCAAGGGCTATATGCGGCTCGGCGCAATGGTCGGCGAGGGGGCGGTTGTCGATCAAGCGTTCCGCACTACCGACGTTTTGATCGTCCTGCCGATCAGCAATATTTCCGGCCGTTATCTGAACTATTACGGCGCCGATGCGGGGCGCTTCTCCTCGTCGGTGTCCTGA
- a CDS encoding NADP-dependent malic enzyme has product MPGIDKTDRAMTSVTAQEALDFHSQGRPGKLEISPTKPMATQRDLSLAYSPGVAVPVKAIADDPATAYDYTARGNMVAVISNGTAILGLGNLGALASKPVMEGKSVLFKRFADVDSIDLEVDTENVDEFVNCVRFLGPSFGGINLEDIKAPDCFIIEQRLREVMDIPVFHDDQHGTAIIAAAGLVNALTLTGRDFKTTKLVCNGAGAAAIACIELVKAMGFSPENIILCDTKGVIYKGRTDGMNQWKSAHAVETDRRTLAEALDGADVFFGLSAKGALSADMVRSMGPRPIIFAMANPDPEITPEEVAQIRDDAIVATGRSDYPNQVNNVLGFPYIFRGALDVRASTINDAMKIAAAEALASLAKEDVPDDVAAAYQGNRPRFGPQYIIPVPFDPRLISAIPIAVAKAAMETGVARKPIEDLKAYGQQLSARRDPIASTLQRIVERVRRQPKRIVFAEGEEVQMMRSAIAYANQQLGTALLLGREEVMRETAEREGIDLDRAGIQIVNARLSKRVGAYTDFLYSRLQRKGYLFRDVQRLINTDRNHFAASMVALGDADGMVTGLTRNYSTALEDVRRCIDPKPGHRVIGVSIALCRGRTVLVADTAVHDMPTSEELADIAEEAAGLAKRLGYVPRVAMLAYSTFGHPSGERSERVREAVKILDRRRVDFEYDGEMAADVALNARVMEQYPFCRLSGTANVLVMPAFHSASISTKMLQELGGSTVIGPLLVGLDKSVQIASMSAKDSDLVNLAAIAAYNAGT; this is encoded by the coding sequence ATGCCGGGTATCGACAAGACCGACCGCGCAATGACCAGCGTCACAGCGCAGGAAGCGCTCGATTTTCACTCTCAAGGTCGCCCCGGAAAACTGGAAATCTCACCGACCAAGCCGATGGCGACGCAACGCGACCTGTCGCTCGCCTATTCGCCCGGCGTCGCCGTTCCGGTGAAGGCGATCGCCGACGACCCGGCGACGGCCTACGACTACACGGCGCGCGGCAACATGGTTGCGGTGATTTCCAACGGCACGGCCATCCTCGGCCTCGGCAATCTCGGCGCACTCGCCTCGAAGCCCGTCATGGAGGGTAAATCCGTCCTTTTCAAGCGCTTCGCCGACGTCGACTCGATTGATCTCGAGGTGGATACCGAGAATGTCGACGAATTCGTCAACTGCGTCCGCTTTCTCGGCCCTTCCTTCGGCGGCATCAACCTCGAGGACATCAAAGCGCCGGACTGCTTTATCATCGAACAGCGGCTGCGCGAAGTCATGGACATTCCCGTCTTCCATGACGATCAGCACGGCACCGCGATCATCGCCGCGGCAGGCCTCGTCAATGCGCTGACCCTGACCGGCCGCGACTTCAAGACCACCAAGCTGGTCTGCAACGGCGCGGGCGCGGCGGCGATCGCCTGCATCGAGCTCGTCAAGGCGATGGGCTTCAGCCCGGAAAACATCATCCTCTGCGACACGAAAGGAGTCATCTACAAGGGCCGTACCGACGGCATGAACCAGTGGAAGTCCGCCCATGCGGTCGAGACCGACCGCAGGACGCTCGCCGAGGCTCTTGACGGCGCCGACGTATTCTTCGGCCTCTCGGCCAAGGGCGCGCTTTCCGCGGACATGGTCCGCTCCATGGGTCCACGGCCGATCATCTTCGCCATGGCAAATCCCGATCCGGAAATCACGCCCGAAGAAGTGGCCCAGATCCGCGACGACGCGATCGTAGCGACCGGCCGTTCGGACTATCCGAACCAGGTCAACAACGTTCTCGGCTTCCCCTATATCTTCCGCGGCGCGCTCGACGTGCGCGCTTCGACGATCAACGACGCGATGAAGATCGCTGCGGCGGAAGCGCTTGCCAGTCTCGCCAAGGAGGACGTTCCGGACGACGTTGCCGCCGCCTATCAGGGAAACCGGCCGCGCTTCGGTCCGCAATACATCATTCCCGTCCCCTTCGATCCGCGCCTCATCTCGGCGATCCCGATCGCCGTGGCAAAGGCGGCCATGGAGACGGGCGTTGCCCGCAAGCCGATCGAGGACCTCAAGGCCTACGGACAGCAGCTTTCGGCGCGGCGCGACCCGATCGCCTCGACGCTGCAGCGCATCGTCGAACGCGTTCGTCGCCAGCCGAAGCGCATCGTCTTTGCGGAGGGCGAGGAAGTGCAGATGATGCGCTCGGCGATCGCCTATGCGAACCAGCAGCTCGGCACGGCGCTCCTGCTCGGGCGCGAGGAAGTGATGCGTGAGACCGCCGAGCGCGAAGGCATCGATCTCGACCGCGCCGGCATTCAGATCGTCAATGCACGCCTGTCCAAGCGCGTCGGCGCCTATACCGATTTCCTCTATTCGCGCCTGCAGCGAAAGGGCTATCTTTTCCGCGACGTGCAGCGGCTGATCAATACCGACCGCAACCATTTCGCCGCCTCAATGGTGGCGCTCGGCGACGCGGACGGCATGGTGACCGGCCTTACGCGCAACTATTCGACCGCGCTCGAAGACGTACGCCGCTGCATCGACCCAAAGCCCGGCCACCGCGTGATCGGCGTTTCCATTGCGCTCTGCCGCGGCCGCACGGTCCTCGTCGCCGACACCGCGGTGCACGATATGCCGACGTCCGAGGAGCTGGCGGATATTGCCGAGGAGGCGGCCGGCCTCGCCAAGCGGCTGGGTTACGTGCCGCGGGTGGCGATGCTCGCCTATTCGACCTTCGGCCACCCCTCCGGCGAACGCTCGGAGCGGGTACGGGAGGCGGTAAAGATCCTCGACAGGCGCCGTGTGGATTTCGAATATGACGGCGAAATGGCTGCCGACGTGGCACTCAACGCACGGGTGATGGAGCAATACCCGTTCTGCCGGCTTTCCGGCACCGCGAACGTGCTCGTCATGCCGGCCTTCCACTCGGCGTCGATCTCGACGAAAATGCTTCAGGAACTGGGCGGTTCGACCGTGATCGGCCCGCTTCTGGTCGGCCTCGACAAGTCGGTCCAGATCGCCTCCATGTCGGCAAAGGACTCCGACCTCGTCAACCTGGCTGCGATCGCGGCCTATAACGCCGGCACGTGA
- the mutS gene encoding DNA mismatch repair protein MutS encodes MNFLMDASNRSGDVLSVSDLASEESRSTATPMMEQFIEIKAKNPDSLLFYRMGDFYELFFQDAVEASRALGITLTKRGQHMGQEIPMCGVPVHAADDYLQKLIAKGYRVAVCEQVEDPAEAKKRGSKSVVRRDVVRLVTPGTITEDKLLSPSESNYLMALARIRSGSEPAYGLAWIDISTGIFRLAETAESRLLADILRIDPRELILPDTVFHDPDLRAVFDVLGRVAVPQPAVLFDSATAEGRISRYYGVGTLDGFGTFSRAELAAASAAVSYVEKTQIQERPALGIPERESVASTLFIDPATRGNLELAKTLSGSRDGSLLKSLDRTMTSGGARLLAERLMSPLTDPERINERLDSIETLADQPRFTTDVRDALRRAPDMPRALSRLALGRGGPRDLGAIQAGMRAAAAISALLSGAELSAELTEARNAIAALPGELLARLDATLAEELPLLKRDGGFVREGASAELDEMRALRDQSRRVIAGLQLQYCEETGIKSLKIKHNNVLGYYIEVTAGNAGAMTDTDAGRARFIHRQTMANAMRFTTTELAELETKIANAADRALAIELETFEAVTREVVAEAEAIKAAALALATIDVSAGLAMLAEEQNYARPTVDRSRMFAIDAGRHPVVEQALRRQAANPFVANGCDLSPPGGEEGGAIWLLTGPNMGGKSTFLRQNALIAIMAQMGSFVPAAAAHIGVVDRLFSRVGASDDLARGRSTFMVEMVETAAILNQATDRSLVILDEIGRGTATFDGLSIAWAAVEHLHEVNRCRGLFATHFHELTVLSEKLGRLSNATMRVKEWDGDVIFLHEVGPGAADRSYGIQVARLAGLPASVVARARDVLAKLEDADRKNPASQLIDDLPLFQVAVRREGTARSAGPSKVEEALKALSPDDMTPREALDALYALKRELSNR; translated from the coding sequence ATGAATTTCCTGATGGATGCATCGAACCGTTCGGGCGACGTCCTTTCCGTGTCCGATCTTGCAAGCGAAGAGAGCCGCTCCACGGCGACGCCGATGATGGAGCAGTTCATCGAGATCAAGGCGAAAAATCCGGATTCGCTCCTGTTCTACCGGATGGGCGATTTCTACGAGCTGTTCTTTCAGGACGCCGTGGAGGCTTCGCGCGCGCTCGGCATCACGCTGACGAAACGCGGCCAGCATATGGGACAGGAAATCCCGATGTGCGGCGTGCCGGTGCATGCGGCCGACGATTACCTGCAGAAGCTGATCGCGAAGGGCTATCGTGTCGCGGTCTGTGAACAGGTGGAGGACCCTGCCGAGGCGAAAAAGCGCGGCAGCAAATCGGTCGTGCGCCGCGACGTCGTGCGGCTGGTGACGCCGGGGACGATCACCGAGGACAAGCTGCTCTCGCCTTCAGAATCGAATTATCTCATGGCGCTCGCGCGTATCAGGAGCGGCTCGGAGCCGGCCTATGGGCTTGCCTGGATCGATATTTCGACAGGCATCTTCCGCCTCGCCGAGACCGCGGAGAGCCGGCTTCTTGCCGATATATTGCGCATCGACCCGCGTGAGCTGATCCTGCCGGATACCGTCTTCCACGATCCGGACCTCAGGGCCGTTTTCGACGTGCTCGGGCGCGTCGCGGTGCCGCAACCGGCCGTCCTCTTCGACAGCGCGACGGCGGAAGGCCGCATTTCACGCTACTACGGCGTCGGGACGCTCGACGGCTTCGGAACCTTCTCGCGCGCGGAGCTGGCGGCCGCCTCGGCGGCGGTCTCCTATGTCGAGAAGACCCAGATCCAGGAGCGCCCGGCGCTCGGCATTCCGGAAAGAGAAAGCGTCGCCTCGACCCTTTTCATCGATCCGGCGACACGCGGCAATCTGGAACTTGCCAAGACGCTTTCCGGCTCCCGCGACGGCAGCCTGCTCAAGTCGCTCGACCGGACGATGACGAGCGGCGGCGCCCGGCTGCTCGCCGAACGCCTGATGTCGCCCCTGACCGACCCCGAGCGCATCAACGAGCGGCTCGATTCCATAGAGACGCTGGCGGATCAGCCGCGCTTTACGACGGATGTCCGCGACGCGCTTCGCAGGGCACCCGACATGCCGCGGGCCTTGTCGCGACTCGCGCTCGGCCGCGGCGGCCCTCGCGATCTCGGTGCCATCCAGGCGGGCATGCGGGCCGCAGCCGCGATATCGGCGCTCCTCTCCGGCGCCGAGCTCTCGGCGGAATTGACCGAAGCGCGCAACGCGATCGCGGCCCTGCCGGGGGAGCTGCTTGCGCGCCTCGATGCCACCCTTGCCGAGGAACTGCCGCTTCTGAAGCGCGATGGCGGCTTCGTCCGCGAAGGCGCGAGCGCCGAGCTCGACGAGATGCGGGCATTGCGCGACCAGTCGCGCCGCGTGATAGCCGGACTGCAGCTCCAATATTGCGAAGAGACCGGCATCAAATCTTTGAAGATCAAACACAACAACGTACTCGGCTACTACATAGAGGTGACCGCGGGCAATGCCGGGGCGATGACCGATACGGATGCCGGCCGCGCCCGGTTCATCCATCGCCAGACCATGGCGAATGCCATGCGGTTCACCACGACCGAGCTTGCCGAGCTCGAAACGAAGATCGCCAATGCCGCCGACCGGGCGCTGGCGATCGAACTGGAGACCTTCGAGGCCGTGACGCGCGAGGTGGTCGCCGAGGCCGAGGCGATCAAGGCGGCGGCGCTGGCGCTCGCGACGATCGACGTCTCGGCCGGGCTGGCCATGCTTGCGGAGGAGCAGAACTATGCCCGCCCCACGGTCGACCGCTCGCGAATGTTCGCGATCGACGCAGGCCGCCACCCGGTGGTGGAGCAGGCGTTGCGACGTCAGGCCGCCAATCCCTTCGTCGCCAACGGCTGCGATCTGTCTCCCCCCGGCGGCGAAGAAGGCGGCGCGATCTGGCTCCTCACAGGCCCCAACATGGGCGGCAAGTCGACGTTCCTCCGCCAGAACGCGCTGATCGCGATCATGGCCCAGATGGGGTCCTTCGTACCCGCTGCCGCGGCGCATATCGGCGTCGTCGACAGGCTCTTCTCGCGCGTCGGCGCTTCGGATGATCTCGCCCGCGGCCGCTCGACCTTCATGGTCGAGATGGTCGAGACGGCGGCGATCCTCAATCAGGCGACGGACCGCTCGCTGGTGATCCTCGACGAGATCGGCCGTGGTACCGCGACCTTCGACGGCCTGTCGATCGCCTGGGCGGCGGTCGAGCATCTGCACGAGGTCAATCGCTGCCGCGGGCTCTTCGCGACCCATTTCCACGAGCTGACGGTGCTCTCCGAAAAGCTCGGCCGGCTCTCGAACGCGACGATGCGCGTCAAGGAGTGGGACGGCGACGTGATTTTCCTGCACGAGGTGGGCCCGGGCGCCGCGGACCGTTCCTACGGCATCCAGGTCGCCCGCCTCGCCGGCCTGCCGGCGTCGGTCGTCGCCCGCGCGAGGGACGTGCTCGCCAAGCTCGAGGATGCCGATCGCAAGAACCCGGCGAGCCAGCTGATCGACGACCTGCCGCTGTTCCAGGTGGCCGTCCGGCGAGAGGGGACGGCGAGGTCTGCAGGGCCTTCCAAGGTGGAGGAGGCTCTGAAGGCGCTCAGCCCGGACGACATGACGCCGCGCGAGGCGCTCGACGCGCTTTACGCGCTCAAGAGGGAGCTTTCCAACCGCTGA